In a genomic window of Chaetodon trifascialis isolate fChaTrf1 chromosome 8, fChaTrf1.hap1, whole genome shotgun sequence:
- the sycp2 gene encoding synaptonemal complex protein 2, with translation MAPGQETELEKIIDEALKSGDVCALDVFLQWNAHEGTSIKCSQQFLTKLDKLVSRSLDKNNFKSAGLALGILCKCGKNLKLPGDCQGLSGLIAQGLLKKMVEWFEKCRRLWIQCGPQWDETLFSLSEEFFDALMVVHDSCKDGTYKITESFLYPVGQVAVDPRIYVLIQKEAIRKFNLILDKIPVDLKKKKKILTSQEASDIMIKLAGHILECGDYDLQTALMEALCRMATPDQRKKLADQWFSMEHVASAFTKICDSEFETDCRKFLNLVNGMQGDRRRVYSYPCLEVYLDKYELLMPADEKLEEFWIDFNLGSHSISIYFSLADDKAQEGEWETICINENEVKSYTVTEEGKRHILQLKLSEVVVVGAVEGSSLTIHFSSSLDILQAAHSVYGHSKNEGFVGKTGTSVVKTIVNIVMEENSSQVVPESQMSRGESEKSTAPYFLPASSALVQVTPAKMRISESSTFISSAGRSVNGSTSLSAVMPSNSTAKGKGKPSLEMVFSRDRKGEFCLGEQRTSSKTCSLGTTPNNAVAGSITEQSDASLQSRASKQANKNKAGKHKKNIQVPEAVDKVQAGQGEEPSLESSFVPDTQPKTGRNISSNWSKLSVSEMLMMPTQKVSSLPRPEPRSSLSQQQSSAQRLSIPVLGPVSQKQMHTELTHRLQQVLNERNQDPAPQEPAAPQRKKSGSRGDSIGRCSVDHCASTLRIPKVQQAQRNDLAKGMKNGQMSLEAGADLIKAPAKASTTKALQERIPPNIKAEAHRALSSKQKRDAEVAGSMVKLISKRYESTANDTAENVSQNWTPFTNRPIFSMSWFATKRGVSGAASLMKSHSKTATSSTKQQKDVYGFHIDTPLSIRGKDKTFTTTSAVSSSGIHDSSALLSTTKNGQPVEKEKRHVKKHLFSDTDTDYAMTEVSWLRESNRKPKPKVTKYSRQAPIKTKAVSPRTSSESPGLPAPSQKPGKGNTKPNKKKLNVKERVEQPKKTVKPATAPNRPHAEGRRPPRAAAVSTKSYKEPDTDDSQSESEEPPVSKYSSTGHRENAEKTRAASQATKKKTARKHPTKSDMKLQSNRRGTQSKCLSEQSPTSKCEFRFSCQPQHFVGQQGKSEKTCSGVPDVKRRKNTFSEQSTDTNRTLDRNNQSDLEKQSGLKQQRPKNVVPETSKINKGNVSPVREQMNALKDCWAARQTSFCPCPPSTERMRSVERSAPTLDFTISPLLSPRGSPLPASPDPHCQDTSPAVMLQPKPHSTVNSKENVELFYCTEKKRSSSKTHSIQSVSTLPSLTPIGQTPARPSAAEMSSFPQPSPPRSPLSLSTLPLLTSTLLELGKPSMPSPPQSPFTEDDSGHRYAFSKVSSVSLSLSSTESAVLSSRVKDSSITVLPLRIEKSPPSDRDLEPAQFHISGPSRKRCVSSSSNFEDDEKEERKKKMRRQRSPQMKPRKLFKSFAEASAESEVSHVMSSSHMVRSSHWEAEVQDGEVDVDEDLESKIAVNPNDMCQQFSAELKKKFQNRQKMMEVYNKHSLKTVQQHVSSLNMQVTKYRTQRLEQVQKVLLEEIHKLEQDDTVLKSMEKDLTMHWKRQSVAFHSYQEQDSRRNEILTNALQTNVCHSLEYEERLFTSQMCLIRKDMKSVQDRLLSQMQEGEIQSVKRGLHALFFP, from the exons ATGGCACCGGGTCAGGAGACAGAG CTGGAGAAAATTATTGATGAGGCATTAAAGAGCGGGGATGTCTGTGCACTAGATGTATTCTTGCAATGGAATGCACATGAAGGAACATCCATAAAATGTTCCCAACAGTTTCTCACCAAATTGGATAAACTTGTCAGCAGA AGTTTAgataaaaacaatttcaaatCAGCTGGTCTGGCCCTTGGCATCCTCTGCAAGTGTGGGAAGAACCTGAAACTACCTGGCGATTGTCAAGGACTGTCAGGATTAATAGCTCAAGGCCTGCTCAAAAAG ATGGTGGAGTGGTTTGAGAAATGCAGGCGCCTGTGGATCCAGTGTGGCCCACAGTGGGATGAGACcttgttcagtctctctgaaGAATTCTTTGATGCCTTAATG GTGGTTCATGACTCGTGCAAAGACG GAACATACAAAATCACAGAGTCCTTCCTGTATCCTGTTGGTCAGGTGGCAGTAGACCCTAGAATCTACGTCCTGATCCAAAAAGAG GCTATTCGTAAATTTAACTTGATTTTGGACAAAATCCCAGTGGATcttaagaaaaagaagaagatccTAACATCACAGGAGGCCTCAGATATCAT GATCAAACTGGCTGGTCACATATTGGAGTGTGGTG ATTATGACTTGCAGACAGCCCTGATGGAGGCATTGTGCAGAATGGCCACTCCTGACCAGAGGAAGAAGTTGGCAGATCAGTGGTTCAGCATGGAGCATGTGGCCAGTGCCTTTACCAAGATCTGTGATTCTGAGTTTGAGACG GATTGTCGCAAGTTTCTGAACTTGGTGAATGGGATGCAGGGCGACAGGAGAAG AGTGTATTCCTACCCTTGTTTGGAGGTTTATCTGGACAAGTATGAG CTGCTGATGCCCGCTGATGAAAAGCTGGAAGAATTTTGGATTGACTTCAACCTTGGCAGTCACAGCATCTCCATTTACTTCTCTTTAGCCGATGACAAAGCACAG GAGGGCGAGTGGGAAACGATATGTATCAATGAGAATGAAGTCAAAAGCTACACTGTTACAG AGGAGGGCAAGAGGCACATTTTGCAGTTAAAGCTGTCAGAAGTGGTGGTCGTTGGTGCCGTAGAAGGATCGAGTCTTACCATTCACTTCAGCTCCTCCCTTGACATCCTGCAGGCTGCTCATAGTGTCTATGGGCACAGCAAAAACGAA GGCTTTGTGGGAAAGACAGGCACATCTGTAGTGAAGACTATAGTTAACATTGTAATGGAAGAAAACAGCTCCCAG GTCGTTCCAGAGAGTCAGATGTCCCGAGGTGAAAGTGAGAAAAGCACTGCTCCCTACTTTTTACCTGCCTCGTCTGCACTTGTCCAG GTGACTCCAGCCAAGATGAGGATTTCAGAGTCTAGCACCTTCATCAGCAGTGCAGGAAGAAGTGTGAATGGTTCcacttccctctctgctgttaTGCCATCTA ACTCTACAGCCAAGGGTAAAGGGAAGCCATCTTTGGAGATGGTTTTTTCACGTGATAGGAAAGGTGAATTTTGCCTTGGTGAGCAAAGGACGTCTTCTAAGACCTGCAGTCTTGGCACAACACCTAACAACGCAGTGGCAGGTAGCATTACAGAGCAG agtgATGCGTCTCTACAGAGCAGGGCTTCCAAACAGGCCAATAAGAATAAGGCTGGCAAACACAAAAAG AACATACAAGTGCCAGAAGCAGTAGATAAGGTTCAAGCTGGACAGGGAGAAGAACCGTCTCTAG AGAGTAGTTTTGTGCCTGACACCCAACCCAAAACTGGGAGAAACAT ATCTTCTAACTGGAGCAAACTGTCAGTTTCGGAAATGCTAATGATGCCCACACAGAAAGTCAGCTCTCTGCCAAGACCTG AGCCTCGTTCAAGTTTGTCACAACAGCAGTCCTCAGCGCAGAGATTGTCAATTCCAGTTCTTGGCCCAGTCAGCCAAAAGCAAATGCATACCGAACTCACCCACCGTCTACAGCAGGTCCTCAATGAGAGGAACCAAGATCCTGCACCTCAGGAGCCAGCTGCACCCCAGAGAAAAAAGTCTGGTAGTCGAGGGGACTCAATTGGCAGATGCTCTGTGGACCATTGTGCTTCCACATTGCGCATTCCCAAAGTGCAGCAGGCCCAGAGAAATGACCTGGCGAAAGGAATGAAAAATGGCCAGATGTCACTGGAGGCAGGTGCTGATCTAATCAAAGCTCCAGCCAAGGCCTCCACAACCAAAGCCCTGCAGGAGAGAATACCACCTAACATTAAGGCTGAAGCTCATAGAGCCCTTTCAAGTAAACAGAAG AGAGATGCAGAGGTTGCAGGCAGCATGGTCAAGCTCATCTCTAAGCGCTATGAGTCCACAGCAAACGATACTGCTGAAAATGTCTCTCAGAACTGGACTCCTTTTACCAATAG GCCAATCTTCAGTATGAGCTGGTTTGCAACTAAA AGAGGAGTATCTGGAGCTGCAAGCCTCATGAAGTCCCACAGCAAAACTGCAACAAGCTCTACAAAGCAGCA AAAAGATGTTTATGGATTCCACATTGACACACCATTGAGTATCAGG GGAAAGGACAAAACCTTCACTACAACCTCTGCTGTATCAAGCAG TGGCATTCATGACTCCTCAGCACTCCTCAGCACAACCAAAAATGGACAACCTGTGGAAAAA GAGAAGCGGCATGTGAAGAAACATCTGTTCagtgacacagatacagactATGCCATGACCGAGGTCAGCTGGCTGAGGGAGTCAAACAGGAAACCCAAACCCAAAGTTACCAAGTACTCCAGGCAGGCGCCCATCAAGACCAAAGCTGTCTCACCTCGTACGTCAT CTGAATCCCCAGGTTTACCCGCACCCTCACAAAAACCAGGAAAGGGCAACACCAAACCCAATAAG AAGAAGCTCAACGTGAAGGAGAGAGTGGAGCAGCCAAAGAAGACGGTGAAGCCAGCCACAGCACCCAACAGACCACATGCAGAAGGCAGGAGACCCCcaagagctgcagctgtctctACCAAGAGCTACAAAGAGCCAGACACCGATGATAGCCAGTCAGAATCAGAGGAGCCTCCTGTTTCCAAG TACTCCTCCACTGGTCATCgggaaaatgcagagaaaactcGTGCAGCTTCTCaagcaacaaagaaaaagactgcCAGGAAACACCCAACCAAAAGCGATATGAAGCTGCAGAGCAACCGTCGTGGCACCCAGTCAAAGTGTTTGTCAGAACAGTCACCCACTTCCAAG TGTGAATTTCGGTTTTCCTGCCAACCACAACATTTTGTTGGCCAGCAGGGGAAAAGTGAGAAGACCTGTTCAGGGGTTCCAGAtgtaaagagaagaaaaaacaccttCTCTGAGCAATCTACAGATACCAACAGGACACTGGATAGGAATAACCAGTCAGATCTGGAAAAGCAGTCTGGTCTCAAG cagcagaggccTAAGAATGTTGTTCCAGAAACTTCGAAGATAAATAAGGGAAATGTCTCCCCTGTCCGAGAACAGATGAATGCATTGAAGGATTGCTGGGCTGCCCGCCAGACCTCTTTTTGTCCGTGCCCTCCTTCCACCGAGAGGATGAGAT CTGTCGAGAGGTCAGCCCCAACCTTGGATTTCAccatctcccctctcctcagCCCACGGGGATCCCCACTCCCTGCCTCCCCTGACCCTCACTGCCAAGACACCTCCCCAGCAGTCATGCTGCAACCCAAACCTCACTCTACAGTCAACAGTAAAGAAAATGTCGAGCTCTTCTACTGTacagaaaagaagcgcagctCATCCAAGACTCATTCCATCCAGTCTGTCTCCACTCTCCCTTCACTGACCCCCATAGGTCAAACTCCTGCTAGACCCAGTGCAGCAGAG ATGAGTTCTTTCCCGCAGCCCTCACCACCTCGGtctcctttgtctctgtccACTCTGCCCCTGTTAACATCCACACTCCTTGAGCTGGGCAAGCCGTCCatgccctctcctcctcagtcacCTTTCACTGAAGACGACAGTGGCCACCGTTATGCTTTTAGTAAAGTGTCTTCAGTATCACTGAGCCTGTCATCCACTGAGTCAGCAGTGCTCAGCAGTAGAGTTAAGGACAGCTCCATTACTGTCCTGCCTCTCAGAATAGAG AAATCACCCCCTTCAGATCGAGACCTAGAGCCTGCACAGTTTCATATCTCAG GACCCAGTCGCAAGCGATGCGTTTCCTCATCCAGTAATTTTGAGGATGacgagaaagaagagaggaagaaaaagatgagaaGGCAGCGTTCTCCTCAGATGAAACCAAGGAAGTTGTTCAAGtcct TCGCTGAGGCGTCTGCTGAGAGTGAGGTGAGCCACGTGATGTCTTCTTCTCACATGGTGCGCTCCAGTCACTGGGAGGCTGAAGTGCAGGATGGAGAAGTGGACGTGGATGAGGATTTGGAGTCAAAAATTGCAGTCAACCCGAATGACATGTGCCAGCAATTCAGCGCTGAACTTAAGAAGAAGTTCCAg AACCGTCAGAAGATGATGGAGGTTTACAACAAGCACTCTCTGAAGACTGTCCAGCAACATGTCTCTTCTCTCAACATGCAAGTGACCAAATACAG GACTCAGAGGCTTGAACAGGTTCAAAAGGTCCTCCTAGAAGAGATCCACAAACTGGAGCAGGATGACACTGTGCTGAAAAGCATGGAGAAAGACCTGACT ATGCACTGGAAAAGGCAGAGCGTGGCATTCCATTCTTACCAGGAGCAGGACAGCAGGAG AAATGAGATCCTGACAAATGCCCTCCAGACTAACGTGTGTCACAGCTTGGAGTATGAGGAGAGACTCTTCACGTCCCAG ATGTGCTTGATAAGAAAAGACATGAAGTCAGTGCAGGACAGACTCCTCAGTCAGATG cAAGAGGGGGAGATCCAGAGTGTGAAAAGAGGTCtgcatgctttgtttttccCCTGA
- the ppp1r3da gene encoding protein phosphatase 1, regulatory subunit 3Da, which translates to MDRGWFIGHERIQRTKSEEQMSTSCSSVLRPCLTVNLTEMLRADTPNAVKKPIPIRPPTPRVSPPRGQELHRSLSCEPTPKPIIRQRSHSLPSATEKKKQCRNFGVRFVDSLGVDLEDIRHFKSGEDPLVPYHVTFRLLMGAELAGGRHLEISLPYLKPVFTQQPGDQPGFLHRLHEQKVCLERVLCFELGVIGITQVLNLDFEKEVTARYSFTEWKSCTETKASWVSTVTKTWEGGGGQFDCDTFRFHLPVPPFLQPGAVLQFAIKYKVSGSEYWDNNGGENYKLVCHNYKLTVPKECEDSMVHFI; encoded by the coding sequence ATGGATAGAGGTTGGTTTATTGGACATGAGAGGATCCAACGAACAAAATCTGAAGAGCAGATGTCCACCTCTTGCAGCAGCGTCTTAAGGCCCTGCTTGACTGTTAACTTGACTGAGATGCTTCGAGCTGACACACCTAATGCAGTAAAGAAGCCAATTCCAATCCGCCCCCCAACCCCCAGAGTCTCTCCGCCGAGGGGACAAGAGTTACACCGCAGTCTCTCGTGCGAGCCCACTCCTAAACCCATCATCCGACAGCGGTCACACTCTCTGCCCTCTgccacagagaagaaaaagcagtGCAGAAATTTTGGTGTACGGTTTGTTGACTCTTTAGGGGTCGACCTGGAAGACATCAGGCATTTTAAATCAGGAGAGGATCCACTTGTACCATATCATGTTACCTTTAGGTTGTTGATGGGTGCAGAGTTGGCAGGTGGAAGGCATTTGGAGATATCCCTGCCATACTTGAAGCCTGTTTTTACCCAACAACCTGGCGACCAGCCGGGATTCCTGCATCGTCTCCATGAGCAGAAGGTGTGTCTCGAGAGAGTCTTGTGTTTTGAGCTGGGTGTCATAGGAATCACCCAAGTCCTCAATTTGGACTTTGAGAAGGAAGTCACAGCTCGCTATTCATTTACAGAGTGGAAGAGCTGCACTGAAACTAAGGCCTCTTGGGTGTCCACCGTCACCAAGACctgggaaggaggaggggggcaaTTCGATTGTGATACATTTCGTTTTCACCTGCCTGTTCCTCCATTCCTGCAGCCAGGAGCAGTGTTACAGTTTGCCATCAAGTACAAAGTCAGTGGGTCTGAATACTGGGACAACAATGGTGGAGAGAATTATAAGTTGGTTTGCCATAACTACAAGCTCACTGTGCCCAAAGAATGTGAGGATAGCATGGTGCACTTCATTTAG
- the fam217ba gene encoding uncharacterized protein fam217ba has translation MGPIMQERTASTTLKRVVSKEKIRVKNTENSGPVTSSKKGNKMKKAVGQMRNGLPGPGQDKDTLTTVQRGAQSKGGRVKSGTARNTGKLSSPEEEGDLRPQPRTHLSVHRKEEKRENQRMSQCSNELLQNRGGMGKNRRALSLPLSPISGLRHMPAQPLTHSPAPTPEALHQHYNQKDVDTDSASDLSDSERLPVLPSPCTPCTPPHLNLRAEVINSNDFPPDFPGPRGTVGDEDESEKPSYVYPDFLPPPFNSWSLRQLAVFLHTEGRGAPRPKPVGPLEKYLERLLQLEWLQIQTVQAESSRPPGSRPRPQGFPSATTAHPPRPHTAPPSRLNSPKGLRHSQRAFPFTPVNNPPSPASAQHQHSRFPVCPHCHIRYPLCNGSCSAYAYQRHSRLSPLLERRARPGAPAKRSSSETRATSTEGRSPGGQGGGGGAQTPVSPSAGRSHLRHMQASGNARKPHQESGSNPNSRGQVRKSRVRANSETDVKKEPGGSKAAGAEKRVFAASKREVLTSKRVEKDWQRTEAGGQASKSAMKRAAKEPQSLSKAPLSSKQNGKTKNVHFVAK, from the exons ATGGGGCCCATCATGCAGGAACGCACAGCATCCACGACACTGAAACGCGTCGTATCCAAAGAGAAGATTCGGgttaaaaatactgaaaacagcGGACCAGTCACCAG TTCAAAGAAAGGTAACAAGATGAAGAAAGCAGTGGGCCAAATGAGAAATGGCCTCCCAGGACCAGGTCAGGATaaggacacactgacaacagtGCAAAGG GGTGCACAGTCAAAAGGTGGCAGGGTCAAATCTGGCACTGCAAGGAACACAGGCAAACTCTCCAG ccctgaagaagaaggagattTGAGGCCTCAACCCCGCACACACTTATCTGTGcacaggaaagaggagaaacgcGAAAATCAGCGGATGTCACAATGCAGCAATGAGCTCCTCCAAAATCGCGGGGGGATGGGGAAAAATCGGCGAgccctctccctgcctctctccccAATATCAGGGCTACGACACATGCCAGCACAACCCCTAACACACTCCCCAGCCCCCACCCCAGAGGCGCTACATCAGCACTACAACCAGAAGGATGTAGACACTGACAGCGCCAGTGATCTGTCAGATTCAGAGAGGCTCCCCGTACTGCCCTCCCCATGCACCCCCTGCACCCCTCCTCACCTCAACCTCCGGGCAGAGGTCATCAATAGTAATGACTTTCCCCCGGACTTCCCAGGACCCCGTGGAACTGtaggtgatgaagatgagagtGAAAAACCCAGTTATGTCTATCCAGACTTTCTGCCTCCTCCCTTCAACAGCTGGAGCCTGAGACAGCTGGCAGTGTTCCTTCACACAGAGGGCCGTGGCGCCCCTCGGCCAAAGCCTGTAGGGCCCTTAGAGAAGTACCTGGAGAGGCTACTGCAGCTGGAGTGGCTGCAGATCCAAACAGTGCAAGCAGAGAGCAGCCGTCCGCCTGGGAGCCGTCCAAGGCCACAGGGGTTCCCTTCTGCCACCACTGCTCACCCACCAAGGCCTCACACAGCTCCACCATCCCGACTCAACTCCCCTAAAGGGCTGCGGCACAGCCAGCGAGCCTTTCCATTCACACCTGTCAACAACCCCCCATCACCTGCCTCAGCCCAGCACCAGCACTCCCGCTTCCCAGTTTGCCCTCACTGTCACATTCGCTACCCGTTGTGCAATGGAAGTTGCTCTGCCTATGCCTACCAGCGCCACTCGCGGCTGAGCCCGCTGCTTGAGCGCAGAGCCAGACCTGGGGCGCCAGcgaagaggagcagcagtgagacCCGAGCAACCTCCACGGAAGGTAGAAGCCCAGGAGGAcaaggcggaggaggaggagcccaGACCCCAGTCAGCCCCTCAGCTGGAAGGAGTCATCTCAGGCACATGCAGGCCTCAGGCAATGCCCGTAAGCCACACCAGGAATCTGGAAGTAATCCAAACAGCAGAGGTCAGGTGAGGAAAAGCCGCGTCAGAGCTAACTCTGAGACGGATGTGAAAAAAGAGCCTGGTGGCAGTAAAGCAGCTGGTGCAGAGAAACGTGTTTTTGCTGCAAGTAAGAGAGAGGTCCTCACCTCCAAGAGAGTAGAAAAGGActggcagaggacagaggcaggAGGTCAGGCCTCTAAATCTGCCATGAAAAGAGCTGCTAAAGAGCCGCAGTCTCTCTCCAAAGCGCCGCTTAGTAGTAAGCAGaatggcaaaacaaaaaatgtgcaCTTTGTTGCAAAGTAA